Part of the Flavobacterium sp. MDT1-60 genome, CAACATTAGAGCCTTATATTTTATTGAATGAATTTGCACTTTTAAGAGTAAATTATATCAATCAGGTTGGTGCCTTTATGGATTGGGGAATGGAGAAAGATATCCTTGTTCCTTTTAAAGAACAGGCGCGTCCAATGGAAAAAGGAAAACGTTATTTGGTTTACCTTTATATGGATGAAAAAACCAATCGTTTGGTGGCTTCAAGTAAATTGAACCAATTTTTGTCAAACGATCAGCTTACAGTTGAAAAAGGAGAAGAAGTCGATTTGATAGTTTCACACATTACCGAATTAGGTATTAATGTTATCATCAATGAACAGCACAAAGGTTTGTTGTATAAAGATGAAGTTTACGATGACGCGATCAGAACCGGAGACAGAATGATTGGTTTTATTAAAAACATTCGTCCTGATAATAAAATAGATGTTGCACTACAAGTACAAGGTTATCAAAGTATTGAGCCAAATGCAGAGAAAATTCTGGATGAATTACGTGCTAATCGTGGTTTCCTGAGACTAAATGATGCATCACATCCTGAAGACATTAAAACAGTTTTGAAAATGAGTAAAAAAACCTTCAAAAAAGCAATTGGAGCTTTATACAAAGATAAACTCATCGAAATCAAAGAAGACGGGATTTATCTGGTAAAAGAAAATTAGAAAGTTCTTAAAATTCCAATGCATTCGCTGTTATTGGAATTTGGAATTTTTTTATTGAAATTTTATTTAGAGAATTATTTAAACAAGAAAGGCTGCCCATTACAAGCAGCCTTTCTCTTTTTATTCAGTTTTAAAAAAAATTGTAATTAAAAAAAAACAGAAATAAAATAATTCGAATCCATTAAAAGAATAACAACTTTATAAATTTTAGGAGTTACGCTCTCATCTGGTATGTCTTTAAACAATCAATACGTTCATCTTAAAAGCAAAAAATCAATTTCGCGGCTAATCCATTTGGTTGATAAATAACTTATAGAATGTTTTGGTTAGCATTTTCTTCTTTTTCGTAATCAATCTTATACTAATTACTTAAACAATTCTAGCATTTAACCTTAGGTGCTACTATCTCTTTTTTGAAGTTTTAACAAACGCAAAAATCATTTGCTCATTAGTTAAAGGTTTACTAATAAAAACCGTAAAAAAATGAGCGACAAAATTTTTAATTTTTCTCAAAAAAAGTCATTTTTTAGGTTAATAAATCAGTGAAAGAAAATCAATCATAAATCAGTGAAATAAAATGTATCTCATTGATTTCTAGGGTGTAAAATTACTTAATTATTTTTGAAATCCAATGTTAAATAATGTTATTTTTTGTAAGTAAATAGTATTTGCCACTTTCTAAAGTTATTTTCACGCAGACTTAAGCCGATTTGAGTAGGTAAAAATGTAAAAATGCTTTATTTTTACACTATAATTATTAAAACTAAACAAATAGAAATGGATTGGATTACTGCCAGAGAATTTGAAGATATAACCTATAAAAAATGTAATGGAGTTGCAAGAATAGCATTTAACAGACCTAATGTTAGAAACGCTTTCCGCCCAAAAACAACTTCAGAATTATACCAGGCTTTTTACGATGCACAAGAAGATACTTCGATAGGAGTAGTGTTACTTTCTGCTGAAGGCCCATCAACTAAAGATGGCGTTTATTCTTTTTGCAGTGGTGGCGATCAAAATGCTCGTGGACATCAGGGTTATGTAGGTGAAGACGGACAACATCGTTTGAATATTCTGGAAGTACAACGTTTAATTCGTTTTATGCCAAAAGTGGTTATTGCTGTTGTTCCGGGTTGGGCTGTTGGTGGTGGACATAGTTTGCATGTGGTTTGCGATATGACTTTAGCCAGTAAAGAACACGCTATTTTTAAACAAACAGATGCTGATGTTACCAGTTTTGATGGTGGTTACGGATCAGCTTATTTAGCAAAAATGGTGGGTCAGAAAAAAGCCCGTGAGATTTTCTTTTTAGGAAGAAACTATTCAGCTCAGGAAGCAATGGATATGGGAATGGTAAATGCTGTTATTCCTCACGACGAACTTGAGGCTACTGCTTACGAATGGGCTCAGGAAATTCTTCAAAAATCACCAACTTCTATAAAAATGCTAAAATTCGCCATGAACCTTACAGACGACGGAATGGTAGGACAGCAGGTTTTCGCCGGAGAAGCAACTCGTTTAGCCTACATGACTGAAGAAGCAAAAGAAGGCAGAAATGCATTTTTGGAAAAAAGAAAACCAAATTTCGGAGAAAATAAGTGGCTTCCTTAAAAATAGTAATCAGTCTCAGTCACAGTCTCAGTACTAAACTGCTTACTGCGACTGCGACTGAAAACTCTTAAAGAACCTGAAACAAAATTTAAAAACTAAACAAAACAGAATGAAACATTGGATTGAAGCCGCCAGACTGCGCACATTGCCTTTATCAGTTTCCGGAATTATAGTAGGAAGTATATACGCCTTATCAAACCCAACCGCAACTATCAATACACCAACTGAAGTTTTCAGCTGGAAAATTTTTGGTTTTGCACTTTTAACCACACTTGGTTTACAGGTTTTATCCAATTTTGCAAATGATTACGGAGATGGGGTAAAAGGCACAGACAATGAAGATCGCGTTGGTCCGCAACGTGCCATTCAGAGTGGAGTGATAACGCCTCAGGCTATGAAAAAAGCGATAATCATTACGACTGCGCTGACTCTATTATCAGCAATCATTTTGATTTACTTTGCTTTTGGAGAAAGTAATTTTGGCTATTCAATTTTCTTTTTATTATTGGGAATCGCTGCAATTGTTTCGGCAATTCGTTATACAGTAGGGAATTCAGCTTACGGATACAGAGGTTTTGGAGACGTTTTTGTTTTCATTTTCTTCGGATTAGTAAGTACTTTGGGTGTTAACTTTTTATACTCAAAAGAAGTAGATCCACTTTTAATTTTACCGGCAATCTCTATAGGATTATTTAGCGTTGGGGTTTTAAATCTGAACAATATGCGTGATGAAGAATCAGACAAAAAATCAGGAAAAAATACCATCGTAGTCCAGATTGGTGGTGCAAAAGCTAAAATTTATCATTTTACATTGATCATTACAGCGATGCTTTTAGTGGTTGTTTTTGCCATTTTGAGCGATTATCGTTTCGATCAATATTTGTTTTTATTGGCTTACATTCCTTTAACTAAACATTTAATTACCGTTTATAAAAATCAAAATCCAAAGCTTTTAGATCCGGAATTAAAAAAACTGGCGTTAAGCACTTTCTTGCTTTCAATATTATTGACAGTTTGTATGATTTCATTAATTTCAGACATCATTGTTAATCTTTTCTTAGGCGGAAGATAAAAAAGTACAACTTTAAATTGCTATAAAATGAAAATTACATTCTACGGACACGCTTCTTTAGGTATCGAAGTTGGAGGAAAACATATCATTGTTGATCCTTTTATTACAGGAAATCCACAGGCTTCGGCAATCGATATAAACACATTAAAAGCTGATTATATTTTACTTACGCATGCGCACGGCGATCACGTTTTAGACGTTGAAGCTATTGCAAATCGCACCAATGCTGTAATTGTTTCTAATGCAGAAATAACCAGTTATTATGCCAAATTAGGTCATAAAGCACACCCGATGAATCACGGTGGAAGCTGGAAATTCGATTTTGGAATAGTAAAATATGTAAACGCCATTCACTCAAGTTCTTTTCCTGACGGAAGTTACGGTGGAAATCCTGGAGGTTTTGTTATTGAAGGAGAACACAAAAATATCTACATTGCGGGTGACACAGCTCTTACAATGGATATGAAACTGATCCCGATGCGTACCAAATTAGATTTGGCTATTCTTCCAATCGGAAACAATTTTACTATGGATGTTGAAGATGCCATCATTGCGTCTGATTTTGTGGAATGCGATAAAATCCTAGGCTATCATTTTGATACTTTTGGTTATATCGAAATCAATCATGAAGAATCGATTCGCAAATTTTTCGATAAAGGAAAAGATTTAATGCTTTTGGAAATCGGAGAATCTATTGAATTGTAATTAGTTAAGTTTACAGATATTATCCTGAGCGGAGTCGAAGGATAAGGAGCTATTTCCCGCTTTCGGCTATATCTTTTTTGAGGCGATGAAAAATCACCTCAAAAAAAGGATACCGCCTCTATCGGGGCTAGGGCAGCAGGTTTCAAAAGAAATATTTGGCATAATTTATGTCATTTCGACGGAGGAGAAATGACAAATCTGACGTTTAAAATTAGTTTTATTATAGAATATTCGTGAATCCTACTTAAAAACTTATTACAAGAAATATGAATTTAAAAAAAATTGCCCTATTCTTTTTAATTACAGTTTCATACAGTTCTTTTGCTCAAAAAGACGGTTATTGGGACAAAGAGCGCGCCACAACTAAAGAAATTATAGTTTCTGCCCGTGACCGAATCACTTTAAAAACAGAAGACCTCCCTATAGGAACCACAGAAATCGTGTACCGAATTACACTATTAGACGAAAACCAGCAAATGGCAAATAGTTTGGTTTCGGTATTAAAAGCAATTCCAGACCCAACCGGAATCAGTCAGGGTTCTGCCGGAGCTGTTTTTCTAATGTCAAAAATCTCCGGTGATGACACTTGCACTTATGCACTTTTTACTTCAGAGGAAAATGCAAAAAAATACATTGACGACGGAAAAACAGACAAAGCCTGTTATGCCCAAGTAGATGAAGTTAGTAAAGATGCAAAAAGATTGTCATTAGATAAATCTTCTTGTTTAGGACAAGGCATTAGTACAATTTGGTTTGGTTTTCACAGCAAAAACTGGCTTTTGAATCAAAAAATTGTTTTAGAAGTTGTGCCTTGGGTGGATACTAAATTGAACCGCGGCTGGAATCAGGATAACAAAAACGAAATCATCAGCTTATGCAAAACATCAACAATGGCACAAAAAATGGCCAATTCTGATGATTTTTGCGTTTGTATTTTAGATAAAATCATAAAACAATATCGTTACTCAGAGTTTCAAAAGTTATTACCAATCGAAAAAAACAAAGTATATAAAGATTTTGGAAACGCGTGTTATAAAGACGCTGACATCTCTAAAAATGTATACGGCGATTTACGAACACAGGCTGCTACATTAATAAAACTGCAGAAATACAACGAAGCTATTCCTAAATTAAATACAATCATTAACGACGGAAAAGCAACAGCTATTGACTACAGTTCAATTGGTTACTGCTATATTTTGACCAAACAGTATGCTAAAGCAATTAAATTCTTAAAAGAAGGCGAAAAACTCGACGATACAGAATTGGAGATAAAATTAAACCTCGCTCACGTTTATTTATTAAGCGACGATTATGGTAGTGCAAAACCAATTTACAAAAAGTACCAAATGCAAAATGTGACTGATAGTTTAAGCTGGACAGACAAAACAAAACTTGATTTTACAAACTTCAAAAAAGCAGGTTTACCATCTAAAGACTTCGAAAAAGTCTTAAAGCTTTATAATTAAATGTTTTTCACCATATAAGTGATATAAGTACATTTAATTGTATTGTGGTGAGCGATACAGAACCTGAGTTTTCTTGTAAATTTCCATAATATAGTCTTATAGTACATTATGCAGGACGCTGAAAGTTCAATTTAGTTTTTCTTATATTTCTTTTAAGCTTTAATATTTATAAAGCCAAACTTAAATTTTCTTATATCACTTATATGGTGAAAAAAATAAATCATGCAAGCAACTTATCATAAATACATGCTCGAGTTTAAACGCCCTTCCGGAACTTCCAGAGGCGTTATGACCGAAAAAGAAACCTGGTTTATTGTTGTTGAAGAAAATGGTAAAAAAGGAATAGGTGAGTGTGGTATTTTACGTGGTTTGAGTGCTGATGATCGTGATGATTATGAAGAAAGACTAGATTGGGCCTGCCAGAACATTCATTTGGAAGAAACCGCTCTTTGGGAAGCTCTATTGGAATTTCCTTCAATACAATTCGGAATCGAAATGGCTTTTTTATCTCTTAGAAGTGAAAATCCATATCTTTTATTTCCTTCAGATTTCACCAATTATTCAAAGTCAATTGTAATAAATGGTTTAGTTTGGATGGGAGAAGCTTCTTTTATGAAAGAACAAATCGAAGAGAAATTAGAACAAGGTTTTGATTGTATAAAACTAAAAATTGGAGCGATCGATTTCCAGAAAGAAGTGGAATTATTACAATTTATAAGAAATCATTTTTCTGCAAAGCAAATTGAAATAAGGGTTGATGCTAATGGTGCTTTTGCTTTAAATGAAGCTTTAGATAAATTAAATCAATTAAAAGTATTTCAGTTACATAGTATTGAACAACCAATTAAAAAAGGGAATATTCCGGCCATGGCTGATTTGTGTAAAACGACACCTTTTCCAATTGCTTTGGATGAAGAATTAATTGGGGTATTTTCATTAGAAGAAAAAGAAGCATTGCTGCGGAAAATCCAACCACAATATATTATTCTCAAACCAAGTTTTGTTGGTGGATTTAGAGGAACGCTGGAGTGGATTGATCTCGCCAATAAATATAATATTGGCTGGTGGATAACATCGGCTTTAGAAAGTAATATCGGACTTAATGCAATCTCGCAATGGACTTTTACATTAAATTCTAAAATGCCGCAAGGCTTAGGAACAGGAGCGCTTTACACCAATAATTTCGATTGCCCGCTAGAAGTTTCAAAAGGGCAACTATGGTACAATAAAACAAAAAAATGGGATTCTTCATTTTTTGATAGAGCATAAAAAAATTAACCTAATTCATTAAGAAAAACAAGATTTAAGTAAAGAAACAGAAGAAAACTTTTAAATCTCTTTTCTTCACTCTTTCCCTCCGCGCAATCCGGCTTTCCAGGCTTTAAGCTCCTCCCATTTACCTTCATAAGCTAATAAAGCCTGCTTACCCCAGGTGCTGGGATTATGTATCGCATAATTCTCTCCGCCACCGTCTAATATCGCTTGTAATTTTTCAGTTGATGATTCAGACAAATCTTTCCATGTTGTGATTCCGGCCGCATTAAATAAACCTTCTATTTTCGGTCCAATTCCTTCAACGATTTTCAGATCATTTTCTTTTATTTTTTTGCCAAAAACTGTTTTGGCTATTCCCTCATCAAATAAAAATGTCGGCGTTGAATTAGTTGCAATAGATTGCTTTTTAATAGATTTCGTCTTCTTTTGTACTAAATCAGCCTCCAATGACGAGATTCGGGTAGTTAAACTTTTTGTATGTTTTTTGCAGGCATCTAACTCTGATTGTAGTGAAGAGGCAAGTGAGTGATCCCTATTTGATGCTGACTTCTTTCCTAAAAAATAGCCTGCAATTCCAAATACTATTCCAATTAAAATGGGGATTAAAATATAAGAGATATCCATAACAATAAATTTAGATGAATATTTTAAATTATTGCCTAATGGGAATAAGGCTGAACGCTCTATCAAATTAACAAAAAAATAAATACAGAATGTATTAATAATCAGTTAATTTAATGTTATTGATTTAATTTTTAAGTAGTTATGTTTTTTGATTCTTTTAGACATTATGTGATCTCAATTTCAGGACTGAATTAAAATGAGTAACTTGCATTAAAAATTAATTACAATATTAAAATGATAGAAATTGAAAGAAAGTTTCTTGTTAAATCCAGTGATTTTAAGGAACAGGCTTCTACTCAAAATCAAATTGCGCAAGGTTATTTAAGTTCACTTCCGGAGCGAACAGTACGCGTTAGAATTAAAGGAAAAAAAGGCTTTCTTACTATTAAGGGAATTGGTCATCAAGGTGGTATGTCCCGATTTGAATGGGAAAATGAAATTCCACTGGATGAAGCGCAGGAATTGCTTAAATTATGCGAAAAGGGAAAGATAGAAAAAACACGTTATGAAATACAATCAGGAAAACATATTTTTGAAGTAGATGAATTCTATGGCGAAAATGAAGGTTTGATTATGGCTGAAATTGAATTGGAGTCAGAAACGGAATCTTTTGAAAAACCAGATTGGCTGGGAGAAGAGGTAACAAATGACGAACGATATTACAATGCATATTTAAGCAAAAATCCTTTTAAGACCTGGGAAAAACAATAATTTATGACAGAATATGATTTGATAATTGTGGGAGGTGGTCCGATTGGATTGGCTTGTGCAATTGAAGCTCAAAAGAAAAATTTACGATATTTAATTATAGAAAAAGGTGCTATTGTTAATAGTATTTTCAATTATCCTTTGTACATGACTTTTTTCTCTACTGCCGAAAGGTTAGAAATTGGAAACATTCCGTTTAACTGTCTGGCGCCAAAACCGGGTCGTCAGGAAGCTCTTGAATATTATCGAAATATTCATCGTTATTTCAATTTTTCGATTCATTTGTTTGAAAGAGTGATTACTGTCCAAAAACAAGAAAATTCAATCTTCAAAATTACTTCTAATAAAAATTCATACGAGGCTAAAAACGTTGTTATTGCAACAGGTTTTTATGATATTCCGATAGAAATGAACGTAAAAGGCGAGGAGCTGTCTAAAGTTCGTCATTATTATAAAGAAGCACATGAATATGCTTTTAGAAATGTTTTGATTGTTGGGGCTAATAATTCGTCTGTAGATGCAGCTTTGGAATGCTGGAGGAAAGGCGCAAACGTTACAATGGTAATTCGTAAAAACGAAATCAATAACAGGGTAAAATATTGGGTAAAACCGGATATTGAAAACCGAATTGCTGAAGGAAGTATTACAGCTTATTTTGAATCGAATATTACTGAGATTCGGGAAAATGAAGTTGAAATTGAAACACCAAATGGAAAAGTAACAATTGAAAATGATTTTGTTTTAGCGTTAACAGGATACAAACCAGATTTGGCTTTTCTGGAAAAAATGGGTATTCAACTTTCTAATGATGAATTAAAAATTCCAACCTACAATCCGGAAACAATGGAAACCAATGTTGAAGGTTTATTTTTAGCCGGCGTAGTTTGCGGTGGAATGCAAACGCACAAGTGGTTTATAGAAAACTCGCGCGTTCATGCCAGTATGATTACGGATTATATTACTTCAAAATAAAAAAGTTTGCCACGAATTGCACGAATTTTCACGAATTAAAAATTGTACGATTCGATTTTGTACACAATCCAATTAGTGGGAATTCGTGCAATTCGTGGCAAAAAGTTTTTAAGAACTACAAGAAAGCATCGAACAGCCTACTTTTGAGCGTGCCCAATCAGGTCGTTTTGCAAACCATTTTTGATGTTCCGGTTGTTCATCGTATGGTTTTTGCAGTAGTAAATACAGCTCATTTATTGCAGCATAATCACCTTTGTCGGCGTCATCAATAGCCAATTGTGCCATATAATTTCGCAATACATATTTCGGATTTATTTGATTCATTTTTTCAATACGATCCTCATCTGAAAGCTCTTCCTGATTTAATCTTTGAAGATAAACAGTAAACCATTTCTTCCAGGAATCTAAAATATCTCCTTTAATTTCTTCCGGTAAATAAAAAGAAACCTGAATTTTTTCAATTGCATTTTCAACAGAATC contains:
- a CDS encoding S1 RNA-binding domain-containing protein; the encoded protein is MIEIGKYNTLTILRDTKVGLFLGNPEKDPEGIHDILLPNKYVPNEFEIGEELIVFVYLDHEQRPVATTLEPYILLNEFALLRVNYINQVGAFMDWGMEKDILVPFKEQARPMEKGKRYLVYLYMDEKTNRLVASSKLNQFLSNDQLTVEKGEEVDLIVSHITELGINVIINEQHKGLLYKDEVYDDAIRTGDRMIGFIKNIRPDNKIDVALQVQGYQSIEPNAEKILDELRANRGFLRLNDASHPEDIKTVLKMSKKTFKKAIGALYKDKLIEIKEDGIYLVKEN
- a CDS encoding 1,4-dihydroxy-2-naphthoyl-CoA synthase, which codes for MDWITAREFEDITYKKCNGVARIAFNRPNVRNAFRPKTTSELYQAFYDAQEDTSIGVVLLSAEGPSTKDGVYSFCSGGDQNARGHQGYVGEDGQHRLNILEVQRLIRFMPKVVIAVVPGWAVGGGHSLHVVCDMTLASKEHAIFKQTDADVTSFDGGYGSAYLAKMVGQKKAREIFFLGRNYSAQEAMDMGMVNAVIPHDELEATAYEWAQEILQKSPTSIKMLKFAMNLTDDGMVGQQVFAGEATRLAYMTEEAKEGRNAFLEKRKPNFGENKWLP
- the menA gene encoding 1,4-dihydroxy-2-naphthoate octaprenyltransferase; translation: MKHWIEAARLRTLPLSVSGIIVGSIYALSNPTATINTPTEVFSWKIFGFALLTTLGLQVLSNFANDYGDGVKGTDNEDRVGPQRAIQSGVITPQAMKKAIIITTALTLLSAIILIYFAFGESNFGYSIFFLLLGIAAIVSAIRYTVGNSAYGYRGFGDVFVFIFFGLVSTLGVNFLYSKEVDPLLILPAISIGLFSVGVLNLNNMRDEESDKKSGKNTIVVQIGGAKAKIYHFTLIITAMLLVVVFAILSDYRFDQYLFLLAYIPLTKHLITVYKNQNPKLLDPELKKLALSTFLLSILLTVCMISLISDIIVNLFLGGR
- a CDS encoding metal-dependent hydrolase, with amino-acid sequence MKITFYGHASLGIEVGGKHIIVDPFITGNPQASAIDINTLKADYILLTHAHGDHVLDVEAIANRTNAVIVSNAEITSYYAKLGHKAHPMNHGGSWKFDFGIVKYVNAIHSSSFPDGSYGGNPGGFVIEGEHKNIYIAGDTALTMDMKLIPMRTKLDLAILPIGNNFTMDVEDAIIASDFVECDKILGYHFDTFGYIEINHEESIRKFFDKGKDLMLLEIGESIEL
- a CDS encoding M48 family metallopeptidase is translated as MNLKKIALFFLITVSYSSFAQKDGYWDKERATTKEIIVSARDRITLKTEDLPIGTTEIVYRITLLDENQQMANSLVSVLKAIPDPTGISQGSAGAVFLMSKISGDDTCTYALFTSEENAKKYIDDGKTDKACYAQVDEVSKDAKRLSLDKSSCLGQGISTIWFGFHSKNWLLNQKIVLEVVPWVDTKLNRGWNQDNKNEIISLCKTSTMAQKMANSDDFCVCILDKIIKQYRYSEFQKLLPIEKNKVYKDFGNACYKDADISKNVYGDLRTQAATLIKLQKYNEAIPKLNTIINDGKATAIDYSSIGYCYILTKQYAKAIKFLKEGEKLDDTELEIKLNLAHVYLLSDDYGSAKPIYKKYQMQNVTDSLSWTDKTKLDFTNFKKAGLPSKDFEKVLKLYN
- a CDS encoding o-succinylbenzoate synthase; translation: MQATYHKYMLEFKRPSGTSRGVMTEKETWFIVVEENGKKGIGECGILRGLSADDRDDYEERLDWACQNIHLEETALWEALLEFPSIQFGIEMAFLSLRSENPYLLFPSDFTNYSKSIVINGLVWMGEASFMKEQIEEKLEQGFDCIKLKIGAIDFQKEVELLQFIRNHFSAKQIEIRVDANGAFALNEALDKLNQLKVFQLHSIEQPIKKGNIPAMADLCKTTPFPIALDEELIGVFSLEEKEALLRKIQPQYIILKPSFVGGFRGTLEWIDLANKYNIGWWITSALESNIGLNAISQWTFTLNSKMPQGLGTGALYTNNFDCPLEVSKGQLWYNKTKKWDSSFFDRA
- a CDS encoding CYTH domain-containing protein, coding for MIEIERKFLVKSSDFKEQASTQNQIAQGYLSSLPERTVRVRIKGKKGFLTIKGIGHQGGMSRFEWENEIPLDEAQELLKLCEKGKIEKTRYEIQSGKHIFEVDEFYGENEGLIMAEIELESETESFEKPDWLGEEVTNDERYYNAYLSKNPFKTWEKQ
- a CDS encoding YpdA family putative bacillithiol disulfide reductase, with the translated sequence MTEYDLIIVGGGPIGLACAIEAQKKNLRYLIIEKGAIVNSIFNYPLYMTFFSTAERLEIGNIPFNCLAPKPGRQEALEYYRNIHRYFNFSIHLFERVITVQKQENSIFKITSNKNSYEAKNVVIATGFYDIPIEMNVKGEELSKVRHYYKEAHEYAFRNVLIVGANNSSVDAALECWRKGANVTMVIRKNEINNRVKYWVKPDIENRIAEGSITAYFESNITEIRENEVEIETPNGKVTIENDFVLALTGYKPDLAFLEKMGIQLSNDELKIPTYNPETMETNVEGLFLAGVVCGGMQTHKWFIENSRVHASMITDYITSK